The Solanum stenotomum isolate F172 unplaced genomic scaffold, ASM1918654v1 scaffold30406, whole genome shotgun sequence genomic sequence TTcctatttttacttttcttggtATTTTTTTCATATCGAAATTCTTGACTAAATTTAGATCGCACATTATAGAGCTCTTTTAGGATTGGCGCTTCCAACacatttttcttcatattcaGATCTCGAATTTGAAATTCCTGATTAAAGGTAATGCAGTCTCATCACTACACCACAACTCATGTTGGTGgtttctctattttactttcttACTTTGTCATCCCTACACTTTCTTATATATGACACTTATGGTCCATTAATTTTACTCTATCCATCATTCCTCGtatcattttttccttttttttggtcTAAGAAAGGGAAACAAAGGTCTAAATTTACGGTTGCATGAACAAAATAAGGACAGTCCCTTCATGACCCCCCCACCCCACAATACAATCAATCAATCTGAGTTTTGGTCCCATTAAAACAGGTTTTTGTTCACAGAAAAATGGATCCAAACAAACTAGTCCTTGTCATCTTATTTTCCTTGTACATCAAAAGACcacctatatatatacatatttaataaatactttcTACGTTCTCATTAATGTGGAATCGTTCACCCaattaatacaaaattaaaaaaagaaatcatagagatttttaaacattttgtctaaaatatttcttgactacaaattatgtgtttttttttcaaattatatgtttgatattttaaaaagattagtttaagaaaagaaataataactTTTCATAAGAATTGTGTCAAATCAACAGAatcaaataatacaaaatagagggagtatatgTTGAATTCTTCATATGTTTATTTCTATAGATATATTGATTTTCTTCAATGAAAATTCTCGTTACATTTTTGAGGTGTTAGAAAtctgattttttctttaagtgCGGTGTCAAATTGGATATTAAGacaaagaattttaaaattaaaaagaaaagttcaatatattttattcttcttttttttagctaaatgaagaaaaatgaattggctttactttttttctttactaaAAAGCTGATCATTGGTAGCCTAAAGCAAACGTACCTAGGCATTCTAGTAGATCAACATGGCCTATGAATAAATATGTCGTACATTATTGAATTTTGTAACCTCTGGTGACATCATTGAAACTTTGAGTAACTTTTCTATTTGTAGTTATTgtgttttttgaaaatataaaatgaaacaaaatatatactCCACAATAACTCCACTAAATATTTGCTACcattgaaatttatttattctaagtaaaaaagtctgaaaaatactttaattttagctgaaattgttgttacgatatcaaactttatggagtaccttttacccctgcactatttaatagtgaattttaaaagtatatatgtgcccacgtggacacattactatttataatgatgcaatatttatgatgtccacgtgggcacatatatacctttaaaatacactattaaataagtgcagggggtaaaaagtcttttccaaaattCGATATTGTTACAGCAACACTTCGAtcaaagttcgaatatatttcaaacatttttccATTTATTCTACTTATAGCATCGATCATGTTTGTATATGATGTTTTTTTTACTTCCTATGCCATTTTTAACTCCACGAACttgtttcaaaataattgttaatttagaaatttaagattaaagttaaaaagaagTACTCACTCCGTTCCAGTTTCTCTAACTTTGTGTGGCCTtttaaatgaataataaatataacttatttcgatattaactttttttaaaggTAAAATTTCGTTATACAAgtcataaaaaatgaaacaaggagtaaaaagaaaggtaaaaaaataaattttatttttttatttttcatccgATATTCAGTATTTGCATTAGAGTTAAGTATTCTGAATTCGCACCATGTAGAGCTTTTTTCGAAAGAAAGCGGCTATCTAGAATTTGAATGTGAAATCTCTGATTAAGAGAGGAACAACCTCATTTACCGCATCAGATAACAGTAATAAAGGTAAAAAAAGTTGAGAAAGAAACATGAGTGAAGTTGTCTCCCTATCAtgatatttttctcattttaataaATGGAAATAGTCTTATTAGGGTGTTGTGTCTTTGACTTGGACTGACACCTTCACCCCCCTTTCATTGAATATCAATAGCAATAATAGAATCCATCCCCACACCCAACCTTCAACAACCCATAGAGCCATTCTCTTCAattcaattcttcttcttcaattcttgtTTCTCTCTTTAATTGCACATTAATTACCCAACACACACGCTATATACCTTCATTTTGGGCGTGCGATGGGTGGCGTATTACACCATAATTTCTCTTTTGCAAAAATAGCCACTTTAACTTTCCTTTTGCTTACTCCACTTGTTTCTGCTTTTCGGATAAATCCCACTACAACACTCCGTAAGTTATTCGGCTAGCGTTTGACTATAGATTTTGGATTAAAGTCTTTAGATATTTGTTTAGTTATGAAATTTTATCTccgaatatttcaaaaataaaaaagtttatgGAGAAACTTCACTTTAATTCACGATACTTCAAATCTTTTTCAAATAAGATGCATgttcacaatttttttgtttttgtattttagcTTCAAAATTTATGGATAAACGGAGCTTAATACCGTGTGAAGAAATTTTTGTTGATGAATGCACGATTATGTATAATGTTTATGTTTAATCATTCTGGATAATGCTTACGTCCTCTGTATTAATTGACTAGTTATAAATTGtgcattttttcttatttaaaaacTTCTTCATAGAGTAGTACGGCACTTGGTTAATTTGTAccttatttaaaacttttcttttcgAATTAATTTAGATTTGCGTCTCCTTAATTATGTGTGTTTTTGTGAAACACCTTAATGTTTATGTTGAATTGTGTAATTTTCCTTAGAGGAGTACGCATGTGCTATTGTGTAGCGTTCGAAATTTGTTAGTTCGATTAATTTGGATTTACGCGAAGATAATTATGCGTGTgtttttttgtgaaatataGGTGGTAGTGAGTCAGATGTAATTGAACGAGTTGTGACTCAAAGAAAACTGAGTGGACCGGGTTCATCACCACCCACCTGCAGATCCAAATGTGGATGGTGTTCGCCGTGTAAACCGGTTCGGGTTTCGGTTCAACCCGGTTTTAGTTTCACTTTAGAGTACTACCCCGAAGCGTGGAGGTGCAAGTGTGGAAATAATCTATTCATGccttaaaaaaatcacttaaataGTTAGtacattacttttttttttacttttgtatttAATTGTTTAACTATGtactagttaattaattattctataatTGTCTGAAttagactcttttttttttagttataatttgtaaagttaatttttgctctgtgaaaagataaaaaggaaaagtggaaaGAAGTATTTTGTTGTGTAGTTGTACCACTgattcttctctttttcatgCGAAACACAGAACAttggaaacataattttattttttgagattggAGAGGAGTGAGGGTTCGTCTGATCgagaaataaattattttaaaattaattattttgtgattagttatttatatattattatttaaattttatggttGGATATTGCTATTTCAGAATAactaatttcaaaataagttatttcataatttaatctcaataaaaattggaataattttttttctaaaattagtttaaAGTTGAATTTGTGAATacgcataatacataaatgtgtatATCGTGTAGCTTGAGTTTAACTGATATTTacattcttcaattttgaatatatacaataaatatttaaatttttataaaggTGTTTCTTTCCTTTGTTTCATAATAATCGTATGTTTTGGTTTTCAAATGTCAAACTATATGAATTTTGATCAAttgatcatatatttttttcactgTATCGATATGAAAATTTTTGCAACTTGTAGTAtttttttgtatgattttttaataattaagtttaatttttaaaatgttacatgaacataatttattttatttttaaagattagtcaaataaacactaaaaaaatgaaatgtgacAACTATATTTGATACAAACAAATGTAGTGTGTATTTGATATAAGTGTTGGAGTgataataaataattgatatgTGTAATAAGAAGGTAAACTAAACACTAATTTTCCTTGTTAAAAATGATTAAAGTATGCTTAaagttatttataaaaagatgTAAGTTCAAAACTATTTTTACGTGACAAGGAAAactatttatacatttaaaaaaggACGAGAATAAACCTTCTGTTTTTTAGTAAATCAcagaaaatgatatatttttgaatttataaacaATTAACTTTACATTTAGTgctccctcttttttttttttttaatctaggAGCACTTGATGCTTTTGGACTTTTGGTGAACCCATACATCTAAGTTTTCTTATACTT encodes the following:
- the LOC125851882 gene encoding EPIDERMAL PATTERNING FACTOR-like protein 4; amino-acid sequence: MGGVLHHNFSFAKIATLTFLLLTPLVSAFRINPTTTLRGSESDVIERVVTQRKLSGPGSSPPTCRSKCGWCSPCKPVRVSVQPGFSFTLEYYPEAWRCKCGNNLFMP